The Plectropomus leopardus isolate mb chromosome 7, YSFRI_Pleo_2.0, whole genome shotgun sequence genome window below encodes:
- the pklr gene encoding pyruvate kinase PKLR isoform X1: protein MQQLQVPGSARIRRYSENMTLPDSFIQRQELDASMADTFLEHLCLLDIDQEPITARNTSIICTIGPASRSVPKLQEMVKAGMNIARLNFSHGSHEYHGETIKNIREAVETITSDPLYYRPVAIALDTKGPEIRTGLVKGKVEEEVELEKGNHVRVVTAESDKDKTDGKVIWVDYPSLPKVLDKGGKIYIDDGLIALKVLETGSDWVDTVVENGGLLSSRKGVNLPGCDLIGLQAVSERDEADLRFGVAQGVDIVFASFIRSAQDVKDVRRTLGAHGRHIKVISKVESRQGVQNFEEILAESDGVMVARGDLGIEIPAEKVFIAQKMMIGRCNSAGKPVICATQMLESMVAHPRPTRAEGSDVANAVLDGADCVMLSGETAKGLFPVEAVAMMHSICREAEAAIFHQQLFEELRRLTPLSSDPTEVTAIGAVESSFKCCAGAIIVLTTSGRAAHLLSRYRPRCPIIAITRSPQVARQSQLLRGVFPVLFHPLPAPVWADDVDNRVNFGMDIGKARGFFKSGDMVIVVTGWIPGSGHTNIMRAVNVP from the exons CTCGCATCAGGCGCTACTCAGAGAATATGACACTGCCGGACTCTTTCATCCAACGCCAGGAGCTGGATGCCAGCATGGCTGACACCTTCCTGGAGCATCTCTGTCTGCTGGACATCGACCAGGAGCCAATCACAGCGCGCAACACCAGCATAATCTGCACCATCG GTCCTGCATCCCGGTCCGTCCCCAAACTCCAAGAGATGGTCAAGGCTGGAATGAATATCGCTCGTCTAAATTTCTCTCACGGCTCACATGAA TATCACGGTGAAACCATCAAAAACATCCGAGAGGCGGTGGAGACGATCACCTCTGACCCCTTGTATTATCGGCCGGTTGCCATCGCCTTGGATACGAAGGGTCCAGAGATCCGCACTGGATTAGTGAAAGGG aaagtggaggaggaggtggagctgGAAAAGGGCAACCATGTCCGTGTGGTGACAGCAGAGAGtgacaaagacaagacagatGGGAAGGTTATCTGGGTGGACTACCCCAGCCTGCCCAAAGTCCTCGATAAGGGAGGCAAGATCTACATTGATGACGGCCTCATTGCACTCAAAGTACTGGAAACAG GCTCTGACTGGGTGGACACGGTGGTGGAAAACGGTGGGCTGCTGTCCAGTCGTAAAGGTGTTAACCTCCCCGGCTGCGACCTCATCGGCCTGCAGGCAGTCAGTGAGCGAGACGAGGCCGACCTGAGGTTCGGGGTGGCGCAGGGTGTAGACATAGTGTTCGCCAGCTTCATCCGCTCTGCCCAGGATGTCAAAGATGTGCGGCGAACTCTTGGGGCACACGGACGACACATCAAAGTGATCAGCAAGGTGGAGAGCCGGCAAGGTGTTCAGAA CTTTGAGGAGATCCTGGCTGAGAGCGACGGCGTGATGGTTGCCAGGGGCGACCTAGGGATCGAGATCCCGGCCGAGAAAGTCTTCATCGCCCAGAAGATGATGATTGGACGATGCAACTCTGCCGGCAAGCCCGTCATCTGTGCCACGCAG ATGCTTGAGAGCATGGTTGCACACCCACGGCCAACCAGAGCAGAGGGCAGTGACGTCGCCAACGCCGTGCTGGATGGAGCTGACTGCGTAATGTTATCTGGGGAGACCGCCAAGGGACTGTTTCCTGTGGAGGCAGTGGCAATGATGCACTcg aTATGCAGGGAGGCAGAGGCGGCCATTTTCCACCAGCAGCTGTTTGAGGAGTTGCGTCGTCTCACTCCGCTCTCATCTGACCCCACAGAGGTCACAGCCATCGGAGCTGTAGAGTCCTCCTTCAAATGCTGTGCTGGGGCCATCATAGTCCTCACCACCAGTGGCAG AGCGGCACATCTCCTGTCCAGGTACCGCCCTCGCTGTCCTATTATTGCCATCACCAGAAGCCCTCAG GTGGCTCGTCAGTCTCAGCTGCTAAGAGGAGTGTTTCCTGTCCTCTTCCACCCTCTGCCCGCTCCCGTCTGGGCCGATGATGTAGACAACAGGGTCAACTTCGGCATGGATATAG GGAAAGCCAGAGGATTCTTCAAGTCAGGCGACATGGTGATTGTGGTGACGGGCTGGATCCCAGGGTCGGGTCACACCAACATTATGAGGGCGGTCAATGTCCCGTAA
- the pklr gene encoding pyruvate kinase PKLR isoform X2, with translation MHPTARIRRYSENMTLPDSFIQRQELDASMADTFLEHLCLLDIDQEPITARNTSIICTIGPASRSVPKLQEMVKAGMNIARLNFSHGSHEYHGETIKNIREAVETITSDPLYYRPVAIALDTKGPEIRTGLVKGKVEEEVELEKGNHVRVVTAESDKDKTDGKVIWVDYPSLPKVLDKGGKIYIDDGLIALKVLETGSDWVDTVVENGGLLSSRKGVNLPGCDLIGLQAVSERDEADLRFGVAQGVDIVFASFIRSAQDVKDVRRTLGAHGRHIKVISKVESRQGVQNFEEILAESDGVMVARGDLGIEIPAEKVFIAQKMMIGRCNSAGKPVICATQMLESMVAHPRPTRAEGSDVANAVLDGADCVMLSGETAKGLFPVEAVAMMHSICREAEAAIFHQQLFEELRRLTPLSSDPTEVTAIGAVESSFKCCAGAIIVLTTSGRAAHLLSRYRPRCPIIAITRSPQVARQSQLLRGVFPVLFHPLPAPVWADDVDNRVNFGMDIGKARGFFKSGDMVIVVTGWIPGSGHTNIMRAVNVP, from the exons CTCGCATCAGGCGCTACTCAGAGAATATGACACTGCCGGACTCTTTCATCCAACGCCAGGAGCTGGATGCCAGCATGGCTGACACCTTCCTGGAGCATCTCTGTCTGCTGGACATCGACCAGGAGCCAATCACAGCGCGCAACACCAGCATAATCTGCACCATCG GTCCTGCATCCCGGTCCGTCCCCAAACTCCAAGAGATGGTCAAGGCTGGAATGAATATCGCTCGTCTAAATTTCTCTCACGGCTCACATGAA TATCACGGTGAAACCATCAAAAACATCCGAGAGGCGGTGGAGACGATCACCTCTGACCCCTTGTATTATCGGCCGGTTGCCATCGCCTTGGATACGAAGGGTCCAGAGATCCGCACTGGATTAGTGAAAGGG aaagtggaggaggaggtggagctgGAAAAGGGCAACCATGTCCGTGTGGTGACAGCAGAGAGtgacaaagacaagacagatGGGAAGGTTATCTGGGTGGACTACCCCAGCCTGCCCAAAGTCCTCGATAAGGGAGGCAAGATCTACATTGATGACGGCCTCATTGCACTCAAAGTACTGGAAACAG GCTCTGACTGGGTGGACACGGTGGTGGAAAACGGTGGGCTGCTGTCCAGTCGTAAAGGTGTTAACCTCCCCGGCTGCGACCTCATCGGCCTGCAGGCAGTCAGTGAGCGAGACGAGGCCGACCTGAGGTTCGGGGTGGCGCAGGGTGTAGACATAGTGTTCGCCAGCTTCATCCGCTCTGCCCAGGATGTCAAAGATGTGCGGCGAACTCTTGGGGCACACGGACGACACATCAAAGTGATCAGCAAGGTGGAGAGCCGGCAAGGTGTTCAGAA CTTTGAGGAGATCCTGGCTGAGAGCGACGGCGTGATGGTTGCCAGGGGCGACCTAGGGATCGAGATCCCGGCCGAGAAAGTCTTCATCGCCCAGAAGATGATGATTGGACGATGCAACTCTGCCGGCAAGCCCGTCATCTGTGCCACGCAG ATGCTTGAGAGCATGGTTGCACACCCACGGCCAACCAGAGCAGAGGGCAGTGACGTCGCCAACGCCGTGCTGGATGGAGCTGACTGCGTAATGTTATCTGGGGAGACCGCCAAGGGACTGTTTCCTGTGGAGGCAGTGGCAATGATGCACTcg aTATGCAGGGAGGCAGAGGCGGCCATTTTCCACCAGCAGCTGTTTGAGGAGTTGCGTCGTCTCACTCCGCTCTCATCTGACCCCACAGAGGTCACAGCCATCGGAGCTGTAGAGTCCTCCTTCAAATGCTGTGCTGGGGCCATCATAGTCCTCACCACCAGTGGCAG AGCGGCACATCTCCTGTCCAGGTACCGCCCTCGCTGTCCTATTATTGCCATCACCAGAAGCCCTCAG GTGGCTCGTCAGTCTCAGCTGCTAAGAGGAGTGTTTCCTGTCCTCTTCCACCCTCTGCCCGCTCCCGTCTGGGCCGATGATGTAGACAACAGGGTCAACTTCGGCATGGATATAG GGAAAGCCAGAGGATTCTTCAAGTCAGGCGACATGGTGATTGTGGTGACGGGCTGGATCCCAGGGTCGGGTCACACCAACATTATGAGGGCGGTCAATGTCCCGTAA
- the pklr gene encoding pyruvate kinase PKLR isoform X4 produces the protein MSARIRRYSENMTLPDSFIQRQELDASMADTFLEHLCLLDIDQEPITARNTSIICTIGPASRSVPKLQEMVKAGMNIARLNFSHGSHEYHGETIKNIREAVETITSDPLYYRPVAIALDTKGPEIRTGLVKGKVEEEVELEKGNHVRVVTAESDKDKTDGKVIWVDYPSLPKVLDKGGKIYIDDGLIALKVLETGSDWVDTVVENGGLLSSRKGVNLPGCDLIGLQAVSERDEADLRFGVAQGVDIVFASFIRSAQDVKDVRRTLGAHGRHIKVISKVESRQGVQNFEEILAESDGVMVARGDLGIEIPAEKVFIAQKMMIGRCNSAGKPVICATQMLESMVAHPRPTRAEGSDVANAVLDGADCVMLSGETAKGLFPVEAVAMMHSICREAEAAIFHQQLFEELRRLTPLSSDPTEVTAIGAVESSFKCCAGAIIVLTTSGRAAHLLSRYRPRCPIIAITRSPQVARQSQLLRGVFPVLFHPLPAPVWADDVDNRVNFGMDIGKARGFFKSGDMVIVVTGWIPGSGHTNIMRAVNVP, from the exons CTCGCATCAGGCGCTACTCAGAGAATATGACACTGCCGGACTCTTTCATCCAACGCCAGGAGCTGGATGCCAGCATGGCTGACACCTTCCTGGAGCATCTCTGTCTGCTGGACATCGACCAGGAGCCAATCACAGCGCGCAACACCAGCATAATCTGCACCATCG GTCCTGCATCCCGGTCCGTCCCCAAACTCCAAGAGATGGTCAAGGCTGGAATGAATATCGCTCGTCTAAATTTCTCTCACGGCTCACATGAA TATCACGGTGAAACCATCAAAAACATCCGAGAGGCGGTGGAGACGATCACCTCTGACCCCTTGTATTATCGGCCGGTTGCCATCGCCTTGGATACGAAGGGTCCAGAGATCCGCACTGGATTAGTGAAAGGG aaagtggaggaggaggtggagctgGAAAAGGGCAACCATGTCCGTGTGGTGACAGCAGAGAGtgacaaagacaagacagatGGGAAGGTTATCTGGGTGGACTACCCCAGCCTGCCCAAAGTCCTCGATAAGGGAGGCAAGATCTACATTGATGACGGCCTCATTGCACTCAAAGTACTGGAAACAG GCTCTGACTGGGTGGACACGGTGGTGGAAAACGGTGGGCTGCTGTCCAGTCGTAAAGGTGTTAACCTCCCCGGCTGCGACCTCATCGGCCTGCAGGCAGTCAGTGAGCGAGACGAGGCCGACCTGAGGTTCGGGGTGGCGCAGGGTGTAGACATAGTGTTCGCCAGCTTCATCCGCTCTGCCCAGGATGTCAAAGATGTGCGGCGAACTCTTGGGGCACACGGACGACACATCAAAGTGATCAGCAAGGTGGAGAGCCGGCAAGGTGTTCAGAA CTTTGAGGAGATCCTGGCTGAGAGCGACGGCGTGATGGTTGCCAGGGGCGACCTAGGGATCGAGATCCCGGCCGAGAAAGTCTTCATCGCCCAGAAGATGATGATTGGACGATGCAACTCTGCCGGCAAGCCCGTCATCTGTGCCACGCAG ATGCTTGAGAGCATGGTTGCACACCCACGGCCAACCAGAGCAGAGGGCAGTGACGTCGCCAACGCCGTGCTGGATGGAGCTGACTGCGTAATGTTATCTGGGGAGACCGCCAAGGGACTGTTTCCTGTGGAGGCAGTGGCAATGATGCACTcg aTATGCAGGGAGGCAGAGGCGGCCATTTTCCACCAGCAGCTGTTTGAGGAGTTGCGTCGTCTCACTCCGCTCTCATCTGACCCCACAGAGGTCACAGCCATCGGAGCTGTAGAGTCCTCCTTCAAATGCTGTGCTGGGGCCATCATAGTCCTCACCACCAGTGGCAG AGCGGCACATCTCCTGTCCAGGTACCGCCCTCGCTGTCCTATTATTGCCATCACCAGAAGCCCTCAG GTGGCTCGTCAGTCTCAGCTGCTAAGAGGAGTGTTTCCTGTCCTCTTCCACCCTCTGCCCGCTCCCGTCTGGGCCGATGATGTAGACAACAGGGTCAACTTCGGCATGGATATAG GGAAAGCCAGAGGATTCTTCAAGTCAGGCGACATGGTGATTGTGGTGACGGGCTGGATCCCAGGGTCGGGTCACACCAACATTATGAGGGCGGTCAATGTCCCGTAA
- the pklr gene encoding pyruvate kinase PKLR isoform X3 — MKMARIRRYSENMTLPDSFIQRQELDASMADTFLEHLCLLDIDQEPITARNTSIICTIGPASRSVPKLQEMVKAGMNIARLNFSHGSHEYHGETIKNIREAVETITSDPLYYRPVAIALDTKGPEIRTGLVKGKVEEEVELEKGNHVRVVTAESDKDKTDGKVIWVDYPSLPKVLDKGGKIYIDDGLIALKVLETGSDWVDTVVENGGLLSSRKGVNLPGCDLIGLQAVSERDEADLRFGVAQGVDIVFASFIRSAQDVKDVRRTLGAHGRHIKVISKVESRQGVQNFEEILAESDGVMVARGDLGIEIPAEKVFIAQKMMIGRCNSAGKPVICATQMLESMVAHPRPTRAEGSDVANAVLDGADCVMLSGETAKGLFPVEAVAMMHSICREAEAAIFHQQLFEELRRLTPLSSDPTEVTAIGAVESSFKCCAGAIIVLTTSGRAAHLLSRYRPRCPIIAITRSPQVARQSQLLRGVFPVLFHPLPAPVWADDVDNRVNFGMDIGKARGFFKSGDMVIVVTGWIPGSGHTNIMRAVNVP, encoded by the exons CTCGCATCAGGCGCTACTCAGAGAATATGACACTGCCGGACTCTTTCATCCAACGCCAGGAGCTGGATGCCAGCATGGCTGACACCTTCCTGGAGCATCTCTGTCTGCTGGACATCGACCAGGAGCCAATCACAGCGCGCAACACCAGCATAATCTGCACCATCG GTCCTGCATCCCGGTCCGTCCCCAAACTCCAAGAGATGGTCAAGGCTGGAATGAATATCGCTCGTCTAAATTTCTCTCACGGCTCACATGAA TATCACGGTGAAACCATCAAAAACATCCGAGAGGCGGTGGAGACGATCACCTCTGACCCCTTGTATTATCGGCCGGTTGCCATCGCCTTGGATACGAAGGGTCCAGAGATCCGCACTGGATTAGTGAAAGGG aaagtggaggaggaggtggagctgGAAAAGGGCAACCATGTCCGTGTGGTGACAGCAGAGAGtgacaaagacaagacagatGGGAAGGTTATCTGGGTGGACTACCCCAGCCTGCCCAAAGTCCTCGATAAGGGAGGCAAGATCTACATTGATGACGGCCTCATTGCACTCAAAGTACTGGAAACAG GCTCTGACTGGGTGGACACGGTGGTGGAAAACGGTGGGCTGCTGTCCAGTCGTAAAGGTGTTAACCTCCCCGGCTGCGACCTCATCGGCCTGCAGGCAGTCAGTGAGCGAGACGAGGCCGACCTGAGGTTCGGGGTGGCGCAGGGTGTAGACATAGTGTTCGCCAGCTTCATCCGCTCTGCCCAGGATGTCAAAGATGTGCGGCGAACTCTTGGGGCACACGGACGACACATCAAAGTGATCAGCAAGGTGGAGAGCCGGCAAGGTGTTCAGAA CTTTGAGGAGATCCTGGCTGAGAGCGACGGCGTGATGGTTGCCAGGGGCGACCTAGGGATCGAGATCCCGGCCGAGAAAGTCTTCATCGCCCAGAAGATGATGATTGGACGATGCAACTCTGCCGGCAAGCCCGTCATCTGTGCCACGCAG ATGCTTGAGAGCATGGTTGCACACCCACGGCCAACCAGAGCAGAGGGCAGTGACGTCGCCAACGCCGTGCTGGATGGAGCTGACTGCGTAATGTTATCTGGGGAGACCGCCAAGGGACTGTTTCCTGTGGAGGCAGTGGCAATGATGCACTcg aTATGCAGGGAGGCAGAGGCGGCCATTTTCCACCAGCAGCTGTTTGAGGAGTTGCGTCGTCTCACTCCGCTCTCATCTGACCCCACAGAGGTCACAGCCATCGGAGCTGTAGAGTCCTCCTTCAAATGCTGTGCTGGGGCCATCATAGTCCTCACCACCAGTGGCAG AGCGGCACATCTCCTGTCCAGGTACCGCCCTCGCTGTCCTATTATTGCCATCACCAGAAGCCCTCAG GTGGCTCGTCAGTCTCAGCTGCTAAGAGGAGTGTTTCCTGTCCTCTTCCACCCTCTGCCCGCTCCCGTCTGGGCCGATGATGTAGACAACAGGGTCAACTTCGGCATGGATATAG GGAAAGCCAGAGGATTCTTCAAGTCAGGCGACATGGTGATTGTGGTGACGGGCTGGATCCCAGGGTCGGGTCACACCAACATTATGAGGGCGGTCAATGTCCCGTAA
- the pklr gene encoding pyruvate kinase PKLR isoform X5, whose product MTLPDSFIQRQELDASMADTFLEHLCLLDIDQEPITARNTSIICTIGPASRSVPKLQEMVKAGMNIARLNFSHGSHEYHGETIKNIREAVETITSDPLYYRPVAIALDTKGPEIRTGLVKGKVEEEVELEKGNHVRVVTAESDKDKTDGKVIWVDYPSLPKVLDKGGKIYIDDGLIALKVLETGSDWVDTVVENGGLLSSRKGVNLPGCDLIGLQAVSERDEADLRFGVAQGVDIVFASFIRSAQDVKDVRRTLGAHGRHIKVISKVESRQGVQNFEEILAESDGVMVARGDLGIEIPAEKVFIAQKMMIGRCNSAGKPVICATQMLESMVAHPRPTRAEGSDVANAVLDGADCVMLSGETAKGLFPVEAVAMMHSICREAEAAIFHQQLFEELRRLTPLSSDPTEVTAIGAVESSFKCCAGAIIVLTTSGRAAHLLSRYRPRCPIIAITRSPQVARQSQLLRGVFPVLFHPLPAPVWADDVDNRVNFGMDIGKARGFFKSGDMVIVVTGWIPGSGHTNIMRAVNVP is encoded by the exons ATGACACTGCCGGACTCTTTCATCCAACGCCAGGAGCTGGATGCCAGCATGGCTGACACCTTCCTGGAGCATCTCTGTCTGCTGGACATCGACCAGGAGCCAATCACAGCGCGCAACACCAGCATAATCTGCACCATCG GTCCTGCATCCCGGTCCGTCCCCAAACTCCAAGAGATGGTCAAGGCTGGAATGAATATCGCTCGTCTAAATTTCTCTCACGGCTCACATGAA TATCACGGTGAAACCATCAAAAACATCCGAGAGGCGGTGGAGACGATCACCTCTGACCCCTTGTATTATCGGCCGGTTGCCATCGCCTTGGATACGAAGGGTCCAGAGATCCGCACTGGATTAGTGAAAGGG aaagtggaggaggaggtggagctgGAAAAGGGCAACCATGTCCGTGTGGTGACAGCAGAGAGtgacaaagacaagacagatGGGAAGGTTATCTGGGTGGACTACCCCAGCCTGCCCAAAGTCCTCGATAAGGGAGGCAAGATCTACATTGATGACGGCCTCATTGCACTCAAAGTACTGGAAACAG GCTCTGACTGGGTGGACACGGTGGTGGAAAACGGTGGGCTGCTGTCCAGTCGTAAAGGTGTTAACCTCCCCGGCTGCGACCTCATCGGCCTGCAGGCAGTCAGTGAGCGAGACGAGGCCGACCTGAGGTTCGGGGTGGCGCAGGGTGTAGACATAGTGTTCGCCAGCTTCATCCGCTCTGCCCAGGATGTCAAAGATGTGCGGCGAACTCTTGGGGCACACGGACGACACATCAAAGTGATCAGCAAGGTGGAGAGCCGGCAAGGTGTTCAGAA CTTTGAGGAGATCCTGGCTGAGAGCGACGGCGTGATGGTTGCCAGGGGCGACCTAGGGATCGAGATCCCGGCCGAGAAAGTCTTCATCGCCCAGAAGATGATGATTGGACGATGCAACTCTGCCGGCAAGCCCGTCATCTGTGCCACGCAG ATGCTTGAGAGCATGGTTGCACACCCACGGCCAACCAGAGCAGAGGGCAGTGACGTCGCCAACGCCGTGCTGGATGGAGCTGACTGCGTAATGTTATCTGGGGAGACCGCCAAGGGACTGTTTCCTGTGGAGGCAGTGGCAATGATGCACTcg aTATGCAGGGAGGCAGAGGCGGCCATTTTCCACCAGCAGCTGTTTGAGGAGTTGCGTCGTCTCACTCCGCTCTCATCTGACCCCACAGAGGTCACAGCCATCGGAGCTGTAGAGTCCTCCTTCAAATGCTGTGCTGGGGCCATCATAGTCCTCACCACCAGTGGCAG AGCGGCACATCTCCTGTCCAGGTACCGCCCTCGCTGTCCTATTATTGCCATCACCAGAAGCCCTCAG GTGGCTCGTCAGTCTCAGCTGCTAAGAGGAGTGTTTCCTGTCCTCTTCCACCCTCTGCCCGCTCCCGTCTGGGCCGATGATGTAGACAACAGGGTCAACTTCGGCATGGATATAG GGAAAGCCAGAGGATTCTTCAAGTCAGGCGACATGGTGATTGTGGTGACGGGCTGGATCCCAGGGTCGGGTCACACCAACATTATGAGGGCGGTCAATGTCCCGTAA